The following proteins are co-located in the Acipenser ruthenus chromosome 35, fAciRut3.2 maternal haplotype, whole genome shotgun sequence genome:
- the LOC117395257 gene encoding zinc finger protein 135-like isoform X2: MDTPVLDLCLSPFLVDCLQLCCSHSFTELQGSHVPSLGDAKSSRVAQRHQKKHFSREFLWRMYAAGSPKLESYFISFLKAHLTATIPRTVMFARNATFHFCVSHTSKVDEGEHDSTLSPQCKNSSRGKPQCKKHRETTPQEENVKTLRTHSVTIPSLQDRHPLTVESTEMAHSVCYNNIESQGNLKTLPHSIEGGKSSCQLDAPETHKGNPTGGTTFSWADCGKSFNHISLLKRHQHVHTGEKPSHIQTSDKSFTQLGNLHSHQHIHIREKPYHCSVCGRRFSDLGSLKRHQRINTGEKPYHCAVCGKRFNQLGHLKRHHNIHIGV, from the exons atggacacccctgtgttagatctttgcctttccccattcctggtagactgtttgcagttgtgctgctcccacagctttacagagctgcagggttcacatgtcccatcactgggtgatgccaaatccagtcgggttgctcagcgtcaccagaagaaacatttcagtagagagtttctgtggagaatgtatgcagcaggATCGCCAAAATTagagtcttattttatttcatttttaaaagctcaTCTCACGGCAACTATCCCGaggactgtaatgtttgctcgcaacgccacatttcacttttgtgtgtctcaca cttctaaagtagatgaaggagaacacgactccactctatcaccccagtgcaaaaactcttctagaggcaaaccacagtgcaagaaacacagagaaacgacaccccaagaagaaaatgtgaagacattgagaactcactcagttacaatcccttctttacaagacagacacccacttactgtggagagtacagagatGGCACATTCTGTATGTTATAATAATATTGAAtcccagggcaacttgaagaccttgcctcattctattgaaggtgggaagagttcctgtcaattagacgctcctgaaactcacaagggaaatcccacaggagggactaCGTTTTCttgggctgattgtgggaagagtttcaatcatatatcactgcttaaaagacaccagcacgttcacacaggagagaaaccttcccacatacagaccagtgataagagtttcacacagttaggaaatcttcattcacaccagcacattcacataagagagaaaccttatcactgttctGTTTGTGGGAGGAGATTCAGTGACTTAGGATCCCTTAAAAGGCACCAGCGCAttaacacaggagagaaaccttatcattgtgctgtttgtgggaagagattcaaccAGTTAGGacatcttaaaagacaccataacaTTCACATAGGTGTGTAA
- the LOC117395257 gene encoding uncharacterized protein LOC117395257 isoform X3 has translation MKAWTTRAILLSVLTALLLSGAELSNTLEDSEEQEGALENKRALEAEDSGNSDAELDSDGLKGERELGDNMMEKRADMDSEVVLTQSMVVKKGALSKRYYRSKCVSLWSWLLVWLNCMDCRLKVN, from the exons atgaaagcctggactacaagagccattctcctctcggtcctgacagcattgcttctgtcaggggctg aactcagcaacactttggaagactcagaggagcaggaaggagcactggagaacaagagagcgctgg aggcagaggattcaggcaacagtgatgctgagctggacagtgatggactcaaaggagagcgggagttgg gagacaatatgatggagaaaagagctgaca tggattctgaagtggtcctgacacagtccatggtagtgaagaagggtgccctgtccaaaagatactacagaagtaagtgtgtgtctctctggagctggctcctggtttggttgaactgcatggattgtagactgaaggtcaattga